aataatggagtgctcttgatgttccacccttaattgttccacattgtaactcaaatcttctagggaagtgttgagttgttcccaatagttgttgggaggaaagtgcatcccttgaggcatctccaggatttcttggtgatgagcttcctcatgcgtctcttgggttccatgagtgggctctcttgtttgctccatccttttcttagtgatgggcttgtcctcctcaatgaggatgtctccttttatgataactccagctgagtaacatagatggcaaataagatgaggaaaagctagccttgccaaagtagaggacttatcggctattttgtagaattcatgggagatgacttcatgaacttctacttcctctccaatcatgatgctatgaatcatgatgacccgatccacagtaacttcagatcggttgctagtggggatgatggagcgttgaatgaactctaaccattctctagccacaggcttgaggtccagtcttctcagttgaaccggcttgcctttggagttccttttccattgagctccttccacacatatatTCATaaagacttggtccaacctttgattaaagttgacccttctagtgtaggggcgtgcatctccttgcatcatgggtaagttgaatgccaacctcacattttccggactaaaatctaagtattttccccgaaccattgtaagataattctttggattcgggttcacactttgatcatggttcctagtgatccatgcattggcatagaactcttgaaccattaagattccgacttgttgaatggggttggttagaacttcctaacctcttctttagatctcatgtcggatctccggatactcatttttgttgagcttgaaagggacctcagggatcaccttcatcttggccacaacatcatagaagtggtcttgatgggctttggagatgaatctttccatctcccatgactcggaggtggaagcttttgtcttcttttttccttttctagaggattctccggccttaggtgccatcaatggtaatggaaaaacaaaaatcttatacttttaccacaccaaacttaaaatattgctcgccctcgagcaagagaagaaagaaaagaagaagaagaagaagaaaatatggaggagagggggagaggtgtagtcggccaagaaggagaagagaggtttgtgttgtgtgaaaattaaggagaatggaggggtttatatagggaagtgagagagggtaggttcagccatttagggtgggtttgggtggaaaagatttttgaattttgaaggtaggtggggtttttggggaagagttgatggatgtgagtggtgaagggggtaattggaaagagagattgaggtgattggtgaagggtttttggaaaAGTGTGTTATATGAttaattaggaggtaaggtgggaatatgttaggtagggatcctgtggggtccacagatcctgagatgatcctgtggggtccacagatcctgaggtgtcaagaatttacattcctgcaccaattaggcatgtaaaatgccttagcataccattctggcgtttaaacgccgaagtggtgcacgttctgggcattcaacgcccatgtgtagcatgtttctggcgttgaacgccagttccatgcttgttactggcgttcagcgccagctttcctcagggcacaTTCCTGGTGTCCAAACGCCAAGGTGTTGCTGGCTTCTGGCGTTcggcgccagatccatgctttgttctggcgttgaacgccagccagatgctccttactggcgtttgaatgctagtaagtccttcctccagggtgtgatttttcttttgctattttttattctatttttaattttagtatttttttttcgtgactccacatgatcatgaacctaataaaacacaaaataacaataaaataaaaataaaattagataaataaaaattgggttgcctcccaacaagcgcttctttaatgtcaatagcttgacagtaggctctcttaaagccacaaaagtgatcaggtcaatgttgtgaactcccaacaccaaacttagagtttggatatgggggttcaacaccaaacttagagtttagttgtggcctcctaacaccaaacttaaagtttgattgtggggtggtgcacgaaattgtgtggccaatattaatggactatttaacaCAGCTTCGCACAATtaatcagcaagtgcactgggtcgtccaagtaataccttacgtgagtaagggtcgatcccacggagattattggtttgaagcaatcaatgtttattttattaatcttagtcaggaggccaataaggttatttggatttaattgtaagaagtcaaagtatttaaaattgtaagaagaataaaagagaatcaaatcgttacttgttgtgcagtaatgggaaatatgttggagttttggagatgctttgtcctctgacttcaactcttccttgaaatccttcaacacacgcaaggctccttccatggcaagctctatgtagggtgtcaccgttgtcagtggctacttcccatcctctcagtgaaaacgttcctatgctctgtcacagcacagctaatcatctgtcggttctcaatcaggctggagtagaatccattgatNNNNNNNNNNNNNNNNNNNNNNNNNNNNNNNNNNNNNNNNNNNNNNNNNNNNNNNNNNNNNNNNNNNNNNNNNNNNNNNNNNNNNNNNNNNNNNNNNNNNNNNNNNNNNNNNNNNNNNNNNNNNNNNNNNNNNNNNNNNNNNNNNNNNNNNNNNNNNNNNNNNNNNNNNNNNNNNNNNNNNNNNNNNNNNNNNNNNNNNNNNNNNNNNNNNNNNNNNNNNNNNNNNNNNNNNNNNNNNNNNNNNNNNNNNNNNNNNNNNNNNNNNNNNNNNNNNNNNNNNNNNNNNNNNNNNNNNNNNNNNNNNNNNNNNNNNNNNNNNNNNNNNNNNNNNNNNNNNNNNNNNNNNNNNNNNNNNNNNNNNNNNNNNNNNNNNNNNNNNNNNNNNNNNNNNNNNNNNNNNNNNNNNNNNNNNNNNNNNNNNNNNNNNNNNNNNNNNNNNNNNNNNNNNNNNNNNNNNNNNNNNNNNNtttttctggcgtttaactccagacagcagcatgaacttggcgttcaacgccaagttacgtcatctatcttcgcgcaaagtatggactattatatattgctgaaaagccctggatgtctactttccaacgccgttgagagcgcgccaattggactcctgtagctccagaaaatccattccgagtgcagggaggtcaggatccaacagcatcagcagtcctttttcagcctaagtcagatttttgctcaactccctcaatttcagccaaaaaatacctgaaatcacagaaaaatacacacactcatagtaaagtccagaaatatgatttttgcctaaaaactaatatgattctactaaaaactaactgaaacatgctaaaatctacatgaaattattcccaaaaagcgtataaaatatccgctcatcagggggctctgtttgaatctgtactgagagaagctatgcatgctttctctccaattttacagagggatggccgtgtgccttaaacacaaggtagtccccattcaattaaaggactaattctcctctgttaacatcaatcacagcatctgctgtggctaggaaaggtcttccaaggatgatgcattcatcctcttccttcctagtatctaagattatgaaatcagcagggatgtaaaggccttcaacctttactacagcaggaatgtaaaggcctttaacctttactaacacgtcctctactaatccataagcttgtcttactgacttgtctgccaattgtaatgagaataaggcaggctgtatctcaatgatccctagtttctccattacagagagtggcataagatttatgcctgaccctaggtcacacagagccttgttaaaggtcatggtgcctatggtacagggtattgagaatttgccaggatcttgtctcttttgaggtaaaattttctgaatccatgtatctagttcactaatgagcaaggaaggttcaccttcccatgtctcattaccaaataacttggcattcaacttcatgatggctcctagatattgagcaacttgctctccagttacatcttcatcctcttcagaggaagaatagtcttcagagctcatgaatggcagaaggaggtttaatggaatctctatggtctctatatgagaatctctatggtctctatatgagcctcagattcctttaggtcctcaatagggaactccttcttatttgagagacgtcccaggaggtcttcctcactaggattttcgtcctctcctcccttgtgcgttcggccatattgattacattaatggccttgcactctccttttggattctcttttgtattacttgggagaaaactggaaggagtttcaatgattttcttactcagctggcccacttgtgcctccaaatttctaatggaggatcttgtttcactcatgaaacttaaagtggccttagacagatcagagactatgtttgataggttagaggggctctgtttagaattctctgtctgttgctgagaagatgatggaaaaggcttgttattgcttagcctgtttcttccaccattattaaagccttgttgaggcttttgttgatccttccatgagaaatttggatgatttctccatgatgaattataggtgttcccataaagttcacccatgtaatttacctctgctattgcagggttctcaggatcataagcttcttcagaagctgcctttttagtactgttggatgcattttgccatctattcagactttgagagatcatgttgacttgctgagtcaacactttgttctgagccaatatggcattcagagcatcaatttcaagaacttccttcctctgaggcatcccattattcacggaattcctctcagaaatgtacatgaattggttatttgcaaccatgtcaataagttcttgagcttctgcaggcgttttctttaggtgaatggatccacctgcagaatagtccaatgacatcttagagaactcagatagaccataatagaatatatctatcatggtccattctgaaaatatgtcagaaggacatcttttggtcatctgtttaTATCTTTCcaaagcttcatagagggattcaccatttttttgtttgaaggtctgaacatccactctaagcttgctcagcatttgaggaggaaagaacttagccaagaaggccgtgaccagcttatcccaggagtccaggctatctttaggttgtgaatccaaccatgttctagctctgtctcttacagcaaaagggaaaagcatgagcctgtagacttcagaatctactccattcatctttacagtctcacagatctgcaagaactcagttaaaaactgatagggatcttctgatggaagtccataaaacttgcagttttgttgcattaaagcaactagttgaggtttcagctcaaaattgtttgccccaatggtagggattgagatgcttcttccatcaaacttggaagtaagTGTattataatcaccaagcatcctccttgcattattgttgttaggttcaGCTGCCATGTCTTTTTCCTGctcaaaaatttcagtaaggttgtctctggattgttgtaatttagcttctcttaatttcctcttcagagtcctttcaggttcagggttagcttcaacaagaatgcctttttccttgttcctgctcatatagggaagaagagaacaagaaaagaaagaggaatcctctatgtcacagtaaagaggttccttattgttagtagaagaagaaagggaataaagaatggagaatccaatcacaagggtgaggatagaggcagtgattgagatgaagagaggtgaagagaagtgttagtaaataaataaataaataaaagaagagaagagagggagaattcgaaaataattttgaaaaagtagttaatgattttcgaaaattaaagataagatataattaaaattaaaatttaaaacaagagtaaagtatcatttttgtccccaacgtttggggtaagtcccaaagttgtccctaacgtttcaatcatcctatttaagtccctaacgtttcaaaattgacataatgttgtcctgccgttagggatccgttaatagaattgacggcgggacaaaattgagacgctttcgaaacgttagggacttaaatagaacgaaaacgttggggacaaaaacgatacataaaaataaattttaattttatccttcaataatattaatttttactgtacataatattcaattattttttaaattacagttaatcacattactttcattctaaataaattaatttttttataattttattcttaaagtaatgtaatttttataaataaataaattttaagtaaTGANNNNNNNNNNNNNNNNNNNNNNNNNNNNNNNNNNNNNNNNNNNNNNNNNNNNNNNNNNNNNNNNNNNNNNNNNNNNNNNNNNNNNNNNNNNNNNNNNNNNNNNNNNNNNNNNNNNNNNNNNNNNNNNNNNNNNNNNNNNNNNNNNNNNNNNNNNNNNNNNNNNNNNNNNNNNNNNNNNNNNNNNNNNNNNNNNNNNNNNNNNNNNNNNNNNNNNNNNNNNNNNNNNNNNNNNNNNNNNNNNNNNNNNNNNNNNNNNNNNNNNNNNNNNNNNNNNNNNNNNNNNNNNNNNNNNNNNNNNNNNNNNNNNNNNNNNNNNNNNNNNNNNNNNNNNNNNNNNNNNNNNNNNNNNNNNNNNNNNNNNNNNatatatatatattaattttacacTTTATTTCATTCTAATCacattacattatttatttagaatgaaagtaacgtgattaagtgtaaatgtgattaaaataattgaatattatgtacagtaaaaaattgatattattgaagaataaaattaaaatttatttctatctatcgtttttgtctccaacgttttcgtcctgtttaagtccctaacgtttcaaaatcgtctcaattttgtcccgccgtcaattttattaacggatccctaacggcaggacaacattgagtctattttaaaacgttagggacttaaataggacgattgaaacgttagggacaactttgagacttaccccaaacgttggggacaaaaacgatactttactcttaaaacaattaaaaagaatttttgaaaaagagatgagatattttcgaaaattaaagaggaaaaagtagttaggtggttttgaaaaagataagaaacaaacaaaaagtcaaatagaaagaaatttgaaaaatggTAAATATACTTCAAGTGATGTTCAAAAAGAAATTATACATGTTCTTGCTACAATGGTAAGAAACTCAATTAGAAAGGATATTGGAGATGCCAAATTTTGTATTATCATTGATGAAGCTCGTGATGAAtctaaaaaagaataaatggcTATTGTTTTGAGATTTGTTGATGTGGATGGTTTTGTTCGTGAACGCTTCTTTGATCATGTACATGTTAGTGATACTAGTGCCTTGACTTTGAAAAAAGAGTTGGTGTCTGTGCTTTCTATTTATAATCTCCAAATTGAAAATATTCGAGGCCAGGGGTATAATGGTGCTAGCAATATGATTGGGGAATGGAATGGTTTACAAGATTTATTTCTCAATGATTGCTGACAAGCAtattatgtccattattttgctCATAGATTGCAGTTAGCACTAGTGgctactggtggacgaaattgtgttcatcaataatggctctttggtatgtgcatctattaactcagcactttctttccacaacttcgttcaactaaccagcaagtgcactgggtcgtacaagtaataaaccttacgtgagtaagggtagatcccacagagattgttggtatgaagcaagctatggtcaccttgtaaatctcagtcaggcggataataattgattatggaattttgaaaatcaaataatagtgaataaacataaaataaagataaagttacttatgtaattcaatggtgggaattcaGATAGGTATATGGAGATGctatgttccttctgaatctctgctttcctactgcatccattcaatccttcttattcctttccatggcaagctgtatgtggggcatcaccattgtcaatggctacatcccatcctctcagtgaaaaaggtccaaatgctctgtcacagaacggctaatcatctgtcggttcttaatcaagttggaatagaatccagtgattcttttgcgtctgccactaacgcccagccttcaggagtttgaagctcgtcacagtcattcaatcccggaatcctactcggaataccacagacaaggttagactttccggattcccatgaattccgccatcaattctagcttatatcacgaagattctgattaagaaatccaagagatatgcgcccggcctaaggtagaacggaagtggttgtcagtcacgcgcgttcataagtgagaatgatgataagtgtcacggatcatcacattcatcaagttgaagtgcaacgaatatcttagaacaggaataaatcgaattggatagaagatagtagtaattgcattgaaacttaaggtacagcagagctccacacccttaatctttggtgtgtagaaactccaccgttgaaaatacataagtgatcaaggttcaggcatagccgaatggccagcccccaaaacgaaAACCAGGATGTCAAAATCCAAATATGGAACCAAGATATCTAAtagactagtaaaaagttctatttatactaaactagctactagggtttatagaggtaagtaattgatgcataaatccacttccggggcccacttggtgcgtgcttgggctgagcttgatctatccacgagttgaggcttctcttggagttgaatgccaagttgtaacgtgttttgggcgttcaactctggttcgtgacgtgtttctggtgtttgactctagaatgcagcatggaactggcgttgagcgccagtttacgttgtcaAATTCCGAATaaattatggactattatatattactggaaagctctggatgtctaatttccaacgccattgagagcgcgccatttggagttttgtagctccataaaatctatttcgagtgcagggaggttagattctaacagcattagcagtcctttgtcagcctcctatcagagttttgctcaggtccttcaatttcagcaagaaaatacctgaaatcacagaaaaacacacaaactcatagtaaagtccagaaatgagaatttagcataaaaactaatgaaaacatccctaaaaataactagatcatactaaaaactacctaaaaataatgccaaaaagcgtataaattatccgctcgtcAGCTACTTCAAGGGAAGTACTTCAAATTCATGAGTTTTTCATACAATTGACTGCTATTGTCAATATTGTTGGTGCATCTTGCAAATGACATGATCAACTACAAGAAACTCAAGAAATTGAAAATGCAAAATTGATTGCCAATGATGAGCTAGAAACAGGTCAATGTGCAAATCAAATGGACACTTTACAAAGAGCTGGAGATACAAGATGGAGTTCTCACTTTCATTCTGTTTGTAGCTTGATAAGAATGTTTGCAGCTACTCAAACCGTTCTTAATAACATTATTGATGATGGTACAACTTCTGCTCAAAGAAGTGAGGCTTATGGTATTAACAAAGTGCTATCCTcgtttgaatttgtttttttcGTTACATTTGATGAAGGAAAGTATAGGGATTAATATTTTGTGCCAAGAATTACAACAAAAATCTCAAGATATTTTGAATGCAATGCATGTTGTTTCCACATCAAAACTACTTCTTCAAAAATTGAGGGATAATGGTTGGTGTAATTTACTTGAGATTGTTAAGAAGTTTTGTGAGAAACATAAAATTGACATCCCTGATATGAGTACACAATACACTGTTGGAAGAGGTCGATCTCGTCAACCAAAGATAACAATCGAGCATCATTATCGAGTTGATGTGTTTTTGGCAGCAATTGACTCTCAAATTCAAGAGTTAAATGGTAGATTCAATGAGGAAACCATGGAGCTTTTGACTTTAAGTACTGCTTTGGACCCTAAagataattttaagttgtttaATATTCAGAATATATGCAAGTTAGCTGAAAAGTTTTATCCTTCAGATTTTTCTGATCATgaaatgatttttttgaatgCTGAATTGCAACATTATGCATTTGATATATCGAATCATCTAAAAGATGTTGGGACACTTTATGAGTTATGTCCAAGATTGAAGGAAACAGGAAAATCAAGAACTTATCATTTGGTTGATAGATTGATTCGCAATGTCTTGACTCTTCCAGTATCTACAGCAACAACAGAAAGAGCTTTCTCGGCAATGAAAATTGTTAAAACAAGACTTCAGAGTAAAATGGCACACGAATTTCTTGCAGATAATTTAGTCATTTACATTGAGAAAGAAATTGCAGCTACTTTCAGTACAAATTCAATAATAGATGACTTTGAATCAAGGAAAAAATGTCGAGCTTAATTGTCTATGTAagttgtaaattttaatttatttcagttCTAATAATAttgttactaatttttttattgcataagttatggttgtgatttaaattatttacatgAAGGTTGAAGcataatacatttttttaataattctgCAGGAAACGTCTAAAAAggaatctacttaatatactaaaattgggttTTCTCCCAACTAATGAAGGTGACGTGTTGATCTCTCATGACtccgttttccctccaaaatgaacTTTCGTATtctctattctaaattattttataaaaaatatatttattataattatattataattaatatttaatgaataatacatacttatactaatttaggaacatatctttatttttagaaagtaCTATTTTCATGTAATGAAAGCACTCTTATctcttctaaaattatttttagaaaaatatatttattataattatattaaaattagcatttaatgaataatgcatgattatactaatttagaaaaatatctttattataattatataaaataatctatttaatatactaaaattggatTTTCCCCAAACTAATGAAAGTAAGGTGTCAATTTCTcatgaatttattttcttttcaaaataaaggcactattctctcttctaaatttattttaaaaaatatctttattagaattatattacaattagcatttaatgaataatgcctAATTATactgatttaaaaaatatcttaattataattatataaaaagttaaacataaatttataattctaaTTGCTATAAATATGATACTAACGTTCATAGTGGTAAATTGTTATTGcaataattaatttgtataattatttttgtattactAAAGGCTATATATAGTGTTTCTTTGTGGTTAGTGAGTCTAAATCTAAGAATCAAAGCAATTTTTTTCTAATctgttattctttttttattagacAATTGTTTCTAAGGAGCTTTGTAGGTCAAATTCAAGTCACATCCCCTCTATGTTATCTACGTTTGTCAAAAAATATTCGAAGTGGAGCATATAATGAGATcgaattttctcaatttaggttcaattttaaaaaattcatgcTAACCTTGAAGATGCAATTCAAAGCATGGtactatatttaaattttttttctcttaagctttttgtattaaaaataattttataacatattgtatttttttcagAAACTACCGATCTTTTGGTGCATTAATGCAATGCCGTTGAAGAGAATAAAAGTCAATTTAATTTGACAATTTTAACAAGAAGATAGTCTGAATTTGTACCGATTCTAAGTATTCGATATTATGATGTTATTTCAGTTGGTTGTTACGAGAATGACTCTAATCTATACGTATCTaaggattaaaatatattaaatattatttaaataatttagttataaTATCGgtattgattaaattagttttagagaaatttaaattgttgtctcaatttatatattatgactATTCTTTAtggatatgttatttttaaactttttaatataatttttttaagtttgttttattttttgatatatgtatcacttttttttgtatttcagATTAGTAATGCAATTATTAAGAGAAATGTAATTCATCAATAAATTAGAATgattaaaagtttaattaagATTACCTAATATCTGTTTTGGACAcaaaattgattaattaagattaaggagtgaaaaaggaaaaagagtcACAATACGTGGTTTTGCTTTTTtgctaatatataaaaatacatgaaaggaaaaaaattaaattatcaccatttaaaaaaatttgttaatcaTACATATGAAAAGGGATTGAAAAATATACatggatataaaaaataaaaaattattactcaattgtagaataaaaaataatttaactataGAAATTTCTTAGCTAAACCTGAAACCACAGCTTTTGCAGCATTCATTACTCTTCCATGGCTAGTTTTAAGTGGCTTGAGCTGTAAATTAAATTCTCCTTTTCACATTCACATAGATAGCATATTAAAATAAGTTTCGATAATGAGAGCATTATTATTTGTTAAGATGATTAATATAACAATTTTACATTAATATACTAACATTTTAGTATATAATCATAGTAATATATTTCTATAATAAGAACTTatctattaaattaattattcacataaaatatatattaaaaatatttaaattaatatatatatatatatatatataaatacggAAATTAGTATGATTTATGAATATTATTACGCATATGATGGTATTAATGGAATAATAAAATCAGTATAATTATTGTaggctaaaaaaattatttatgatcaaaaaatcaaaaaataattaatatatgtgacTTAATATATGTGTACttaaataagaaaagatttaaaattatttaaacaaaataaataaatatatcctatgaataaaaaaatcattgatTAATCGATTAATATATATCgatagtataaataaaaaattattaaataaaaaagaaatagtaTGTTCAATTTTGGAAATAAAacgtaaataattataatataataatttgtttaattattaatatttataattgttattttaaatcataaatttagagaaaaaaagTAGATTAACAAAAAcgattaataattatattagagttgatatatataatactagattaagaaaaaataaattcaattactacaatttaaattaattttaataaaataatttaaaatcataattttaaaCTTATCA
The Arachis duranensis cultivar V14167 chromosome 5, aradu.V14167.gnm2.J7QH, whole genome shotgun sequence genome window above contains:
- the LOC107488347 gene encoding uncharacterized protein LOC107488347; the protein is MHVVSTSKLLLQKLRDNGWCNLLEIVKKFCEKHKIDIPDMSTQYTVGRGRSRQPKITIEHHYRVDVFLAAIDSQIQELNGRFNEETMELLTLSTALDPKDNFKLFNIQNICKLAEKFYPSDFSDHEMIFLNAELQHYAFDISNHLKDVGTLYELCPRLKETGKSRTYHLVDRLIRNVLTLPVSTATTERAFSAMKIVKTRLQSKMAHEFLADNLVIYIEKEIAATFSTNSIIDDFESRKKCRA